Proteins found in one Roseimicrobium gellanilyticum genomic segment:
- a CDS encoding LysR substrate-binding domain-containing protein, whose protein sequence is MDYTLRELECFTAVAEELSFTRAARRLHLAQPPLSRHVRVLEEKMGVRLFERDQKGVSLTAAGGLFYEETRGILPQLSRASEAVRRAARGETTRLRLGFVSAVLSAELVETFRKFRGAHPQVQVMLHDSPPAEQLQAIAEGRLEGGFVGLMPDDHPAGVKFVPWRKEPLLCFLPEGHRLTKLKHGMQKKLRIGLADLSREPFIAVSAGAAPAFAALVHTLCREAGFRPRIVLESPRAQAVAVMVAAGSGIALLPESLAHLMGRAVCAVPLKESPEITHVFAHGPGRMSGAMREFLELLTVHGSSQR, encoded by the coding sequence ATGGACTATACCCTGCGCGAACTGGAGTGCTTCACCGCCGTCGCAGAGGAGCTTTCCTTCACGCGCGCCGCGCGCCGGTTGCATCTGGCCCAGCCACCTCTTTCGCGGCACGTCCGCGTGCTGGAGGAAAAGATGGGTGTACGCCTTTTCGAGCGTGACCAGAAGGGTGTCTCGCTCACGGCGGCAGGCGGTCTTTTCTATGAAGAAACGCGTGGCATCCTCCCGCAGCTCTCACGCGCCAGCGAAGCCGTGCGTCGCGCCGCGCGCGGTGAAACAACACGACTGCGCCTCGGTTTCGTGAGCGCCGTGCTCAGCGCGGAGTTGGTGGAGACCTTCCGCAAGTTCCGCGGTGCACATCCTCAAGTGCAGGTGATGCTGCACGACAGTCCGCCCGCAGAACAGCTCCAAGCGATTGCGGAGGGTCGCCTCGAGGGTGGCTTCGTGGGGCTGATGCCGGACGACCATCCTGCTGGTGTGAAGTTCGTTCCCTGGAGGAAGGAGCCCTTGTTGTGTTTCCTGCCGGAAGGGCATCGGCTGACGAAGCTGAAGCATGGCATGCAGAAGAAACTCCGCATCGGTCTCGCTGATCTCTCTCGTGAACCCTTCATCGCTGTGAGCGCGGGAGCTGCTCCCGCTTTCGCTGCGCTTGTACACACGCTGTGCCGCGAGGCAGGGTTCCGTCCCCGCATCGTGCTGGAGTCTCCGCGTGCGCAGGCCGTGGCCGTGATGGTGGCTGCGGGCTCCGGGATCGCCTTGCTACCGGAGAGTCTGGCTCATTTGATGGGCAGAGCAGTGTGCGCGGTGCCGTTGAAGGAGTCGCCGGAAATCACGCACGTGTTCGCGCACGGACCTGGCAGGATGAGCGGTGCGATGCGGGAGTTCCTGGAATTGCTGACTGTGCATGGCTCCTCACAACGGTGA
- a CDS encoding adenylate kinase family protein, with product MSANPKPFERFRTFLMFGAPGSGKGTQGKVLGTIPRFHHMACGDVFRSLDTRTSLGQEFVAFSSRGQLVPDETTVKLWRANIRDRVTTHQFKPDIDFLVLDGIPRNVEQAKFMEQDIDVVQVFHLSCPDRSELARRLRKRALKENRFDDANEEVIAKRIRTYEEESKPILDYYSTGIYEGRQMVTDVDASQPPAKVVLDVLSRIMELDVWKEREKVRV from the coding sequence ATGTCCGCCAATCCCAAGCCTTTCGAACGCTTCCGCACCTTCCTGATGTTTGGCGCGCCCGGCAGTGGCAAGGGCACCCAGGGCAAGGTGCTCGGTACCATTCCACGTTTTCATCACATGGCGTGTGGCGATGTCTTCCGTTCGCTGGATACGCGCACCTCGCTTGGCCAGGAGTTTGTGGCCTTCTCGAGTCGTGGCCAGCTCGTGCCGGATGAGACCACGGTGAAGCTCTGGCGCGCGAACATCCGTGACCGTGTGACGACACACCAATTCAAGCCGGACATCGACTTCCTCGTGCTGGATGGCATCCCGCGGAATGTGGAGCAGGCGAAGTTCATGGAGCAGGACATCGACGTGGTGCAGGTCTTTCACCTGAGCTGCCCGGACCGCTCTGAGCTGGCCCGACGCCTGCGCAAGCGCGCGCTGAAGGAAAACCGCTTCGATGACGCGAATGAAGAGGTCATTGCCAAGCGCATCCGCACCTACGAGGAGGAGAGCAAACCCATTCTCGACTATTACAGCACTGGCATCTACGAAGGTCGCCAGATGGTGACAGACGTCGATGCCAGCCAGCCCCCGGCAAAGGTGGTGCTGGATGTGCTGTCCCGCATCATGGAGCTGGATGTGTGGAAGGAGCGCGAGAAGGTGCGCGTGTAG
- the fmt gene encoding methionyl-tRNA formyltransferase, producing the protein MLRIAFLGTGDIGLPSLEALLSKQGHDHEVVAVVTQPDKPVGRKQVLTPPEVKVRALAAGVPVLQPERIRNEVEKLKGLQADVFVVIAYGQILPRTVLEIPRLGCLNVHASLLPRHRGASPIQAAIREGDAETGVTIMWMDEGLDTGDILLPVPIAIDPSDTGGVLHDKLAALAPEGLLRALAMVEQGTAPRIKQNDALSTHSRKLERVHGKLDWTRPAKELALLIRAYNPWPGTYCLLPAVGGAPALQLKVHQAGVVPDAEACPTPGTILRADDHLLVSCGQGVLDLTEVQLEGRKRMSARDFLQGRAAEVGMVLA; encoded by the coding sequence ATGCTGCGCATCGCTTTTCTCGGCACGGGAGACATTGGCCTGCCCTCGCTGGAGGCTCTGCTTTCCAAACAAGGGCACGACCACGAGGTCGTCGCCGTCGTCACCCAGCCGGACAAGCCGGTGGGACGGAAGCAGGTGCTCACCCCGCCCGAGGTGAAGGTGCGTGCGCTCGCTGCCGGTGTGCCGGTGCTGCAGCCGGAGCGCATTCGGAATGAGGTGGAAAAACTCAAGGGGCTCCAGGCGGATGTGTTTGTGGTCATCGCCTACGGCCAGATATTGCCGCGCACTGTTTTGGAGATCCCGCGTCTGGGCTGTTTGAATGTCCACGCATCTCTCCTGCCAAGGCATCGCGGCGCCTCGCCCATCCAGGCGGCTATTCGCGAGGGGGATGCAGAGACCGGTGTCACCATCATGTGGATGGATGAAGGTCTCGACACCGGGGACATTCTCCTTCCCGTCCCCATTGCCATCGACCCCTCGGACACCGGAGGTGTGCTGCACGACAAGCTGGCGGCGCTCGCTCCCGAGGGACTGCTTCGTGCGTTAGCCATGGTGGAGCAGGGGACCGCGCCGCGCATCAAGCAGAACGACGCTCTCTCGACGCATTCACGGAAGTTGGAGCGCGTGCATGGCAAGCTGGACTGGACCCGCCCTGCGAAGGAGCTGGCACTGCTCATCCGTGCGTACAATCCATGGCCGGGTACCTATTGCCTCCTGCCCGCTGTGGGGGGAGCTCCTGCGCTACAGCTCAAGGTCCACCAGGCTGGCGTCGTCCCTGATGCTGAGGCCTGTCCCACGCCCGGAACCATCCTCCGAGCCGATGACCACCTCCTCGTCTCCTGCGGTCAGGGTGTGCTGGATCTGACCGAGGTGCAGCTCGAAGGTCGCAAGCGGATGAGCGCCCGCGATTTCCTGCAAGGCCGCGCGGCAGAGGTGGGTATGGTGCTGGCTTAG
- the ilvD gene encoding dihydroxy-acid dehydratase, translated as MLSDTIKSGPRRAPHRSLLRATGAIQSEDDWGKPFIAIANSFVQIIPGHAHLDVVGWKVREAVRAAGGVPFEFNTIGVDDGIAMGHTGMKYSLASREIIADSVETMLRAHCFDGVVCIPNCDKITPGMMMAVARVDIPAVFVSGGPMQTGRDPVTGRALDLSSVFEAVGAHAAQRITEGQLNDIERNACPTCGSCSGMFTANSMNCLCEALGLALPGNGSTLATDPARDRLFAEAGRAIVELVRRDIRPSHMLTRAAFENALALDMAMGGSSNTVLHTLAIAREAGVPLSMQDFNDVSDRIPHLCKVAPSGIHYMSDIHLAGGVSAILKTLCGKPGAVHQDCLTVTGRTLGENISTAEVLDAEVIRPLDRAYSERGGLAILFGNLAPNGSVVKAAGVAPSMMRFRGPAVIFESQESATIGILTGQVKAGDVVIIRYEGPKGGPGMQEMLSPTASIAGRGLGESVALITDGRFSGATRGGSIGHVSPEAAAGGPIALVQAGDLIEIDIPARKLTLCVDDAELAKRKAAWEHSPPKGMQKLKDVPRGYLHRYAKLVGSADVGAVLT; from the coding sequence ATGCTCAGCGATACCATCAAGTCCGGCCCTCGCCGCGCGCCTCATCGTTCCCTGCTTCGTGCCACGGGAGCCATCCAGTCGGAGGACGATTGGGGAAAGCCCTTCATCGCCATTGCGAATTCCTTTGTGCAAATCATCCCCGGACACGCACATCTGGACGTGGTGGGATGGAAGGTACGCGAGGCCGTGCGCGCCGCAGGTGGTGTGCCCTTTGAATTCAACACTATCGGAGTGGATGATGGCATCGCCATGGGCCACACTGGCATGAAATACTCCCTGGCCTCGCGCGAAATCATCGCAGACAGTGTGGAGACCATGCTGCGGGCACATTGCTTCGATGGCGTGGTGTGTATCCCGAACTGCGACAAGATAACCCCAGGCATGATGATGGCCGTGGCGCGTGTGGACATTCCCGCGGTGTTCGTTTCGGGCGGCCCCATGCAGACGGGTCGCGACCCGGTGACGGGACGCGCGCTGGACCTTTCCTCCGTGTTTGAGGCCGTGGGTGCGCATGCGGCGCAGCGCATCACCGAAGGCCAGCTCAATGACATCGAACGGAACGCGTGCCCCACGTGCGGCTCGTGCTCCGGCATGTTTACCGCGAATTCCATGAACTGCCTGTGCGAGGCCCTCGGGCTGGCGCTTCCGGGCAATGGCTCCACCCTCGCGACTGACCCGGCACGTGACCGGCTTTTTGCAGAGGCGGGACGTGCCATCGTGGAACTGGTGCGGCGAGACATCCGACCCTCGCACATGCTCACGCGTGCCGCTTTTGAGAATGCACTCGCGCTGGACATGGCCATGGGCGGTTCGTCGAACACCGTGCTGCATACCCTGGCAATCGCCCGTGAAGCGGGTGTGCCGCTCAGCATGCAGGATTTCAATGACGTGAGCGACCGCATCCCTCACCTGTGCAAGGTCGCACCCAGCGGCATTCACTACATGTCAGACATCCATCTTGCTGGTGGCGTGTCTGCCATCCTCAAGACACTCTGCGGAAAGCCCGGGGCCGTTCATCAAGACTGCCTCACCGTGACAGGCAGGACGCTCGGAGAGAACATATCCACAGCAGAGGTGCTGGACGCAGAGGTGATTCGTCCGCTCGACCGCGCCTATTCCGAGCGTGGTGGGCTGGCCATCCTCTTTGGCAATCTCGCGCCGAATGGCTCCGTGGTGAAAGCTGCCGGTGTGGCTCCCTCCATGATGCGCTTCCGTGGACCCGCCGTGATCTTTGAATCCCAAGAGTCCGCTACCATCGGCATCCTCACGGGTCAGGTGAAGGCGGGGGATGTGGTCATCATCCGCTACGAAGGTCCCAAAGGCGGCCCAGGCATGCAGGAGATGCTTTCGCCCACCGCTTCGATTGCCGGTCGCGGCCTCGGTGAATCCGTCGCGCTCATCACCGATGGACGGTTCTCCGGTGCCACGCGTGGAGGTTCGATTGGTCATGTGTCACCGGAAGCAGCAGCGGGTGGTCCCATCGCATTGGTGCAGGCTGGCGACCTCATCGAAATCGACATCCCGGCGCGAAAGCTCACCTTGTGTGTGGATGATGCGGAACTGGCGAAACGGAAGGCTGCATGGGAGCATTCACCACCCAAAGGAATGCAGAAGCTGAAGGACGTGCCACGGGGCTACCTGCATCGCTATGCAAAGCTCGTGGGCAGCGCAGATGTGGGAGCAGTGCTCACTTGA
- the miaB gene encoding tRNA (N6-isopentenyl adenosine(37)-C2)-methylthiotransferase MiaB: MPRVHIRTYGCQMNERDSEQVSQMFVERGYTMTAQEAEADVILINTCSVRDQAEQKALGKMGMMNKFRAERPQLVTGFMGCMAQSRGSELITTSKVDLVVGTQKYHRVVEYVEQIIRGREQRQMDDERFSIVDTEEEQASQNAIRDHELKDRQASAFVSIMQGCNMKCTFCIVPYTRGGERGRPIADIVEEVRRLAARGVKEVTLLGQIVNLYGRHEFPMKDGKSPFVQLLEAVHEVDGIERIRFTSPHPIGYKADLINAFTCLPKLAEHVHLPMQSGSNAILKKMHRPYSAEKFEELVAKIRAARPGIAVTTDIIVGFPGETDEHYAETRALCDRLEFENAFIFRYSKRRGTPAAEMEDALQLPERVKEERNQDLLALINKHAQAKYVPLVGTNVEILCEGPSKTNASRLTGRTRTNKIVVFEGNPERHIGQIFDVHITEFQGFTLYGDPALTA, translated from the coding sequence ATGCCCCGCGTCCACATCCGTACCTATGGTTGCCAGATGAACGAGCGCGACTCCGAGCAGGTGTCGCAGATGTTCGTGGAGCGCGGTTATACCATGACGGCCCAGGAGGCCGAGGCGGATGTCATCCTCATCAATACCTGCTCCGTGCGTGATCAGGCCGAGCAAAAGGCGCTGGGGAAGATGGGCATGATGAACAAGTTCCGCGCGGAACGCCCGCAGCTCGTCACGGGCTTCATGGGCTGCATGGCCCAGAGCCGCGGGTCTGAGCTCATCACCACCTCCAAGGTGGACCTCGTCGTCGGTACGCAGAAGTACCACCGCGTGGTGGAGTATGTGGAGCAGATCATCCGCGGCCGCGAGCAGCGCCAGATGGATGACGAACGCTTCTCCATCGTCGACACCGAGGAAGAGCAGGCCTCGCAGAATGCCATCCGCGATCACGAGCTGAAGGACCGCCAGGCTTCCGCCTTCGTGAGCATCATGCAGGGGTGCAACATGAAGTGCACCTTCTGCATCGTGCCGTACACCCGCGGGGGTGAGCGAGGCCGTCCTATTGCCGATATCGTGGAGGAAGTCCGTCGTCTCGCCGCACGTGGCGTGAAGGAAGTCACCCTGCTGGGCCAGATTGTGAATCTCTACGGCCGCCATGAATTCCCCATGAAGGATGGCAAGAGCCCCTTCGTGCAACTCCTGGAGGCCGTGCACGAGGTGGACGGCATCGAGCGCATCCGCTTCACCAGCCCGCATCCCATTGGCTACAAGGCAGACCTCATCAATGCCTTCACCTGCCTGCCGAAGCTGGCCGAGCACGTCCACCTTCCCATGCAGAGCGGCAGCAATGCCATCCTGAAGAAGATGCACCGCCCCTACTCCGCGGAGAAGTTTGAGGAACTGGTGGCGAAGATCCGCGCCGCCCGCCCCGGCATCGCCGTGACCACGGACATCATCGTCGGTTTCCCCGGCGAGACGGATGAGCACTACGCCGAGACCCGCGCCCTGTGCGACCGCCTGGAGTTCGAGAACGCCTTCATCTTCCGCTACAGCAAGCGCCGCGGCACCCCCGCTGCCGAGATGGAAGACGCCCTGCAACTCCCCGAGCGCGTGAAGGAGGAGCGCAACCAGGACCTGCTGGCCCTCATCAACAAGCATGCCCAGGCCAAGTATGTGCCGCTCGTGGGCACGAATGTGGAAATCCTCTGCGAAGGCCCGAGCAAGACGAACGCCTCCCGCCTCACCGGTCGCACGCGCACGAACAAGATCGTGGTTTTCGAAGGGAACCCCGAGCGCCACATCGGCCAGATTTTCGACGTCCACATCACGGAGTTTCAGGGATTCACCCTGTATGGCGATCCTGCCCTGACGGCGTAA
- a CDS encoding DEAD/DEAH box helicase: MDFATVWQHLHSREWMWTFGRNAVEGTQLAKAGRVRVRNAELVDGRDLEITAHVTDTRLTLYETTVTLRWQEQKRVTILSRCLCPAGTLCKHAAALVAHASEKLHQPDIEERVTKPPPPPPPEPKATAAPAAKAMRIEHHAKVAPQPLLLLRRIDASLPKDAKSARTLRLPVADPMVTYPGCPDRLSITVRSPEHEWHTADGITHRLPRDTEAERALLREIMFLGMLPFMEAHPGVVTSAPLNHLAVLQGHELEFWKTFRQQDAPRLEKCGWRVEASDDFGFDVIPLQDHHWVTSLNTEQGSGAGIMYSLEMGVEIEGRRVSLIPILAEAVQQGLTVQEVAESPNAPFLFVVPELGERLISLPGHRLLPILSILHELFTPSAKKKGKLMVDRLRAAQLGMQQGMALQMPRELTALGEKLATFTELPQVEPPPGLRATLRPYQLDGLRWLQFLREYGLHGILADDMGLGKTVQTISHLCTEVESGRADRPSLILAPTSVLRNWASEIKKFAPALRVMILHGENRRERFAYIRQQHVVITSYPLLIRDIEKLQTYEWHVAVLDEAHGIKNARAKAAQAARSLNARHRLCLTGTPMENHLGELWSLFHFLMPGFLGEQDAFRAFFRNPIEKKQDAHAQQRLAARLQPVMLRRTKDAVAKDLPPKTEILNTIELDKTQADLYETIRAAVNKRVADAISDQGIERSQLIVLDALLKLRQVCCHPALLKTESAKKIEASAKTEFLMEELLPELLEEGRRILIFSQFTEMLALLEQQFVEKGLRFVKLTGSTTDREKPVREFQEGKVPLFLISLKAGGVGLNLTRADTVIHYDPWWNPAAEAQATDRAHRIGQQNPVFVHKLICQGTIEERIVEMQRRKSALITGLLTGSAESLKLTHEDIKELLSPL, translated from the coding sequence ATGGATTTCGCAACAGTCTGGCAGCATCTGCATTCGAGAGAATGGATGTGGACCTTCGGCCGCAATGCGGTGGAAGGCACCCAGCTTGCGAAGGCAGGCCGTGTGCGCGTGCGAAATGCAGAACTGGTGGATGGACGCGACTTGGAAATCACCGCACACGTGACGGACACCCGCCTCACGCTGTATGAAACCACGGTAACGTTACGGTGGCAGGAGCAAAAGCGTGTGACCATCCTGAGTCGATGCCTCTGCCCGGCAGGCACCCTCTGCAAACATGCCGCCGCCCTCGTGGCACATGCGAGCGAAAAACTGCACCAGCCCGACATAGAGGAGCGCGTGACGAAGCCGCCACCACCTCCTCCTCCAGAGCCCAAAGCCACGGCTGCCCCCGCAGCGAAGGCGATGCGCATCGAGCACCACGCAAAGGTCGCGCCACAACCGCTGCTGCTGCTGCGCCGCATCGATGCCTCGTTGCCGAAGGATGCGAAATCCGCCAGGACCCTGCGTCTTCCCGTGGCGGATCCCATGGTGACGTATCCCGGCTGTCCAGACCGCCTCTCCATCACGGTGCGCTCGCCGGAGCATGAATGGCACACCGCGGATGGCATCACGCATCGCCTGCCTCGCGACACAGAGGCGGAGCGTGCGCTGCTGCGTGAGATCATGTTCCTGGGGATGCTGCCTTTCATGGAGGCGCACCCGGGAGTGGTCACCAGCGCACCACTGAATCACCTCGCCGTGCTGCAAGGACATGAGCTGGAGTTTTGGAAGACCTTCCGCCAGCAGGATGCGCCTCGACTGGAAAAGTGCGGCTGGCGTGTCGAGGCCTCAGATGATTTCGGCTTCGATGTGATTCCGCTGCAGGATCACCACTGGGTCACCTCCCTGAACACAGAGCAGGGCAGCGGCGCCGGTATCATGTATTCCTTGGAGATGGGCGTGGAGATTGAGGGACGCCGTGTCTCGCTGATCCCCATCCTCGCGGAGGCAGTGCAACAGGGTTTGACCGTGCAGGAAGTAGCGGAGAGCCCGAATGCGCCTTTCCTCTTCGTGGTGCCGGAGCTTGGAGAGCGCCTCATCTCGCTGCCAGGCCATCGCCTCCTGCCCATCCTCTCCATCTTGCATGAGCTCTTCACTCCAAGCGCGAAGAAGAAGGGCAAGCTCATGGTGGACCGCCTCCGGGCCGCGCAGCTCGGCATGCAGCAGGGCATGGCTTTGCAAATGCCCAGGGAGCTCACTGCTCTGGGAGAGAAACTCGCCACCTTCACGGAGCTGCCACAGGTGGAGCCGCCGCCGGGTCTCCGCGCCACGCTGCGACCGTACCAGCTGGATGGCCTGCGCTGGTTGCAGTTCCTCCGCGAGTACGGCCTGCATGGCATCCTTGCCGATGACATGGGCCTGGGGAAGACAGTGCAGACCATCTCGCACCTCTGCACGGAAGTGGAATCTGGTCGCGCAGACCGGCCCAGCCTCATCCTCGCGCCCACGAGTGTGCTCCGCAACTGGGCATCTGAGATCAAGAAATTCGCTCCTGCCCTGCGCGTGATGATCCTGCACGGGGAGAATCGTCGTGAGCGCTTCGCCTATATCCGGCAGCAACATGTGGTCATCACCTCCTATCCGTTGTTGATACGAGATATTGAGAAGCTGCAGACCTATGAGTGGCATGTTGCCGTGCTGGATGAGGCACACGGCATCAAGAACGCCCGGGCCAAGGCGGCGCAGGCTGCCCGCTCGTTGAATGCACGCCATCGCCTCTGTCTCACGGGCACGCCGATGGAGAATCACCTCGGCGAGCTCTGGAGCCTCTTCCATTTCCTCATGCCCGGTTTCCTCGGTGAGCAGGATGCCTTCCGCGCCTTCTTCCGGAATCCCATTGAGAAGAAGCAGGACGCGCATGCGCAGCAGCGTCTCGCCGCGCGTTTGCAACCCGTGATGCTGCGACGCACCAAGGATGCCGTGGCCAAGGATCTGCCTCCGAAGACAGAAATCCTCAATACCATCGAGCTCGACAAGACACAGGCGGATCTCTACGAGACCATCCGGGCGGCGGTGAACAAGCGGGTGGCCGATGCCATCAGCGATCAAGGCATCGAGCGCAGCCAGCTCATCGTGCTGGATGCGTTGCTCAAACTCCGCCAGGTCTGCTGCCATCCAGCATTGCTGAAAACGGAGAGCGCGAAGAAGATTGAAGCCTCCGCAAAGACCGAGTTCCTCATGGAGGAATTGCTGCCAGAGCTGCTGGAGGAAGGACGACGCATCCTCATCTTCTCGCAGTTCACCGAGATGCTCGCACTGCTGGAGCAGCAGTTCGTGGAGAAGGGACTGCGCTTTGTGAAGCTCACCGGCTCCACCACCGACCGTGAGAAGCCCGTGCGCGAATTCCAAGAGGGCAAGGTGCCGCTGTTCCTCATTTCATTGAAGGCTGGCGGCGTGGGGCTGAACCTCACCAGGGCAGACACCGTGATTCACTACGACCCCTGGTGGAATCCAGCAGCCGAAGCCCAGGCCACGGACCGTGCGCATCGCATTGGCCAGCAGAATCCGGTCTTTGTGCACAAGCTCATCTGCCAGGGTACGATTGAGGAGCGCATCGTGGAGATGCAGCGGCGGAAGAGCGCACTCATCACGGGATTGCTCACAGGCAGCGCAGAGTCCTTGAAGCTCACGCATGAGGACATCAAGGAGCTGCTGTCACCGTTGTGA
- a CDS encoding glycosyltransferase family 9 protein — protein MAAPARPRVLVIRGGAIGDFILTLPAIRLLRENIPNAYIEVLGYKPIIDLALAAEVADATRSLEHGSMARLFAPKAPAEGELADYFRSFNLIVSYLYDPDGHFRENMERMGVKTFLACPHRVVAGKGHAAEQLAKPLESLAMYLEDPAPRIAVAEPVAAPETIVRFASSLSETPAASPIVALHPGSGSLKKNLPVELWIAAGRALSTAFPLVRLALITGEAEHERGITARVQEGWQGLDYLHWDQIPLTQLAGHFSSAAAFIGHDSGISHLAAACGAPCLLFFGPTEPLTWAPRNAGVQVVSAPEGTLEDWPADRALAEMRRFLQGLRLGSEK, from the coding sequence ATGGCCGCTCCTGCCCGCCCCCGCGTGCTGGTGATTCGTGGCGGGGCAATTGGAGACTTCATCCTTACCCTCCCTGCCATTCGCCTACTGAGGGAGAATATCCCGAACGCATACATTGAGGTCTTGGGGTACAAGCCGATCATCGACCTCGCCTTGGCTGCGGAGGTGGCGGATGCGACCCGCAGTCTGGAGCACGGCAGCATGGCCCGCCTTTTCGCCCCCAAGGCCCCTGCCGAGGGGGAGCTGGCCGACTATTTTCGAAGCTTTAACCTCATCGTCAGCTATTTATACGATCCGGACGGCCACTTCCGGGAGAACATGGAGCGCATGGGGGTGAAGACTTTCCTCGCATGTCCGCACCGGGTGGTGGCGGGGAAAGGTCATGCCGCTGAGCAGCTTGCGAAACCTCTGGAGAGCTTGGCCATGTACCTGGAGGACCCCGCTCCGCGTATCGCCGTCGCAGAGCCCGTGGCCGCACCCGAAACGATAGTTCGTTTCGCCAGCTCTCTTTCTGAGACTCCCGCGGCCAGCCCCATCGTGGCCCTGCATCCGGGCAGTGGTTCATTGAAAAAGAACCTGCCGGTGGAGCTCTGGATCGCCGCAGGGCGGGCCCTCAGCACGGCATTTCCCCTGGTGCGCCTCGCACTCATCACGGGTGAGGCGGAGCATGAGCGGGGCATCACAGCACGGGTCCAGGAAGGCTGGCAGGGGCTGGACTACCTGCACTGGGATCAGATCCCCCTCACCCAGCTGGCCGGGCATTTCTCCAGCGCCGCGGCATTCATCGGGCATGACAGTGGCATTTCCCACCTCGCCGCGGCGTGCGGCGCTCCGTGCCTGCTCTTCTTTGGTCCCACGGAACCCCTCACTTGGGCACCGCGCAATGCCGGTGTGCAGGTGGTGAGCGCGCCGGAGGGGACGCTGGAGGACTGGCCTGCGGACCGTGCTCTGGCGGAGATGCGCCGATTCTTGCAAGGTCTGCGCCTCGGAAGTGAAAAGTGA
- a CDS encoding TlpA disulfide reductase family protein — translation MPSICTSTLPVKMTVVAACLLVMTINSVQLPAMPPPKGGSGDLIGTRAPEWHLDGWLNSRPLKLADLRGKVVLVRWWTAPECPHCVATAPVLNDFQKDYADKGLVIVGVYHHKSSTPLKESEVAAHAQRLGFQFPVAIDRNWTTLKKWWLETGDRPWTSVSFLIDKQGVIRHIHEGGRYESGSGDAKLMEEKVRELLREG, via the coding sequence ATGCCATCCATTTGTACCTCCACGTTGCCGGTGAAAATGACGGTGGTAGCCGCGTGTCTGCTCGTCATGACGATCAACAGTGTCCAGCTCCCCGCCATGCCGCCGCCCAAGGGTGGCTCGGGTGATTTGATTGGCACTCGTGCGCCGGAGTGGCATCTGGATGGATGGCTGAACTCCAGGCCGCTGAAGCTCGCGGATCTGCGAGGCAAGGTGGTGTTGGTGCGCTGGTGGACGGCCCCCGAGTGTCCCCATTGTGTGGCGACAGCGCCGGTGCTGAATGATTTTCAGAAGGATTACGCGGACAAGGGATTGGTCATTGTGGGGGTGTACCACCACAAAAGCAGCACGCCACTGAAGGAGTCAGAAGTTGCGGCCCATGCGCAGCGTCTGGGATTCCAATTCCCTGTGGCCATCGATCGCAACTGGACCACGCTCAAGAAGTGGTGGCTGGAAACGGGCGACCGTCCCTGGACCAGCGTGAGTTTCCTCATCGACAAGCAGGGTGTGATACGCCACATCCACGAAGGTGGCCGCTATGAAAGCGGCAG